Proteins encoded in a region of the Sebastes fasciatus isolate fSebFas1 chromosome 9, fSebFas1.pri, whole genome shotgun sequence genome:
- the LOC141773544 gene encoding uncharacterized protein LOC141773544 — translation MSVKAGDSVTIPCLYDSQYTNHVKYLCKGYTWPSCSYAVKTNQQNSGRFSISDDKKQRIFTVTIKDLTDKDTDYWCAVEINGGPDVREYFYLSVTRGTPSLYVDHQEITGFKGGNITINCHGNSGEIAWCRLGSSCVTTSSGSIDGTRVTISRSVPNVFIVTMSGLRTESSGWYWCAKGDLQMPVHVTVTEQPTTTTLTATIHLTTLSTPEPVNVTTVFTDNSSTTVQGEQHSRSVPVDLMHFIIPLSLLIFVVMVTLCIWFVFKRHKRTKVESSATTTAQEEVTYSTVKKKKRTSAPAEEEVTYSNVTHMRKTSVKRSEAKSDVGVMYSSVVTVEQHTVRKVEAKDEDVTYSRLAQHQQNL, via the exons ATGTCAGTGAAGGCTGGAGATTCGGTCACTATCCCATGTCTCTATGACTCACAATACACAAACCATGTGAAATACTTGTGTAAAGGATATACATGGCCCTCCTGCTCTtatgcagttaaaacaaaccaacaaaattCAGGAAGGTTTTCAATCTCTGATGACAAAAAGCAAAGAATCTTCACTGTGACTATAAAAGACCTGACAGATAAAGACACTGATTACTGGTGTGCTGTGGAGATTAACGGAGGGCCAGATGTCAGAGAGTATTTTTACCTGTCGGTCACCAGAG GTACGCCCAGTCTCTATGTGGATCATCAGGAGATTACAGGATTTAAAGGAGGTAATATAACCATCAATTGCCACGGTAACTCTGGAGAAATTGCGTGgtgcaggctgggcagctccTGTGTGACGACGTCGTCTGGATCAATAGATGGAACAAGAGTAACCATCAGTAGGAGTGTCCCCAATGTTTTCATTGTGACTATGAGtggactgaggacagagagcagCGGCTGGTATTGGTGTGCTAAAGGAGACTTACAGATGCCAGTACATGTAACTGTTACTGAGCAACCTACCACTA CCACTCTTACAGCAACAATCCATTTAACCACCTTATCAACTCCTGAGCCTGTGAATGTCACCACTGTTTTTACAGACAACTCATCTACCACAGTTCAGGGTGAACAGCACAG CCGCAGTGTTCCAGTGGACCTGATGCACTTCATCATCCCTTTGAGTTTGCTGATCTTTGTTGTAATGGTGACATTGTGCAtctggtttgtgttcaaaagacACA AGCGGACCAAAGTAGAATCATCTGCCACAACAACG GCTCAAGAGGAAGTAACATACAGTACtgttaagaaaaagaaaagaacttCAGCCCCG GCTGAAGAGGAAGTAACATACAGCAATGTTACGCACATGAGAAAAACTTCAGTTAAG AGATCAGAAGCTAAGAGTGATGTGGGCGTGATGTACAGCTCTGTGGTTACTGTCGAACAACACACTGTGCGAAAG GTTGAAGCAAAAGATGAGGATGTAACATATAGCAGGTTGGCCCAGCACCAGCAGAACCTGTAA